A single region of the Lacerta agilis isolate rLacAgi1 chromosome 9, rLacAgi1.pri, whole genome shotgun sequence genome encodes:
- the LOC117053220 gene encoding ras-GEF domain-containing family member 1B isoform X2: MPQTPPFAAMFDSSGYNRNLYQAKEDSCGGLNYHENNLLSGSLEALIQHLVPTVDYYPDRTYIFTFLLSSRLFVHPYELMAKVCHLCIEQQRLDEPTADKNRLRKIAPKILQLLTEWTETFPYDFRDERMMRNLKELAHQIASGDEMYRKNVQQIIQNLIRKLASLSQYEEVLAKINASSTDRLTVLKTKPQAIQRDIITVCSDPYMLAQQLTHIELERLNYIGPQEFVQAFVQKDPLDNDKSCYGDRKKARNLEAYVEWFNRLSYLVATEICMPVKKKHRARMIEYFIDVARECFNIGNFNSLMAIISGMNMSPVSRLKKTWSKVKTAKFDILEHQMDPSSNFYNYRTALRGAAQRSLTAHSNREKIVIPFFSLLIKDIYFLNEGCANRLPNGHVNFEKFWELAKQVSEFMTWKQVECPFERDRKILPYLLTVPVFSEDALYLASYESEGPENHIEKDRWKTLRSTLLGRV; the protein is encoded by the exons ATGCCGCAGACTCCTCCCTTTGCAGCGATGTTTGACAGCAGCGGTTACAACCGAAACCTGTATCAGGCCAAAGAGGACAGCTGCGGAGGACTCAATTACCATGAAAACAACTTGCTGTCAGGATCCTTGGAAGCCCTCATCCAGCACTTAGTGCCCACTGTTGATTACTACCCTGAT AGAACATACATCTTTACCTTCCTGCTCAGCTCTCGGCTCTTCGTCCACCCTTACGAGTTAATGGCGAAAGTTTGCCATTTGTGCATTGAGCAGCAGAGACTGGATGAGCCCACAGCCGATAAA aaccGGTTACGGAAAATTGCCCCCAAAATTCTGCAGTTGCTAACAGAGTGGACAGAGACGTTTCCTTACGATTTTCGAGATGAGCGGATGATGAGGAATTTGAAGGAACTGGCCCATCAAATTGCAAGTGGGGATGAG ATGTACCGGAAAAATGTGCAGCAAATCATCCAGAATCTCATTCGTAAGCTGGCCTCCCTTAGCCAGTACGAGGAGGTGCTTGCAAAAATCAATGCGAGCTCAACAGACCGGCTGACAGTCCTGAAGACCAAACCCCAGGCCATTCAGAGGGATATCATCACCGTCTGCAGCGACCCTTACATGCTAGCCCAGCAGCTGACTCACATAGAGCTA GAGAGGCTCAACTACATTGGACCACAGGAGTTTGTCCAGGCATTTGTACAAAAGGACCCGCTGGATAACGACAAG AGCTGCTATGGTGACCGGAAGAAGGCGCGGAACCTGGAAGCCTATGTAGAATGGTTTAACAGGCTCAGCTACTTGGTTGCCACAGAAATATGCATG cCTGTGAAGAAAAAGCACCGAGCGAGGATGATAGAGTACTTCATCGACGTGGCCCGGGAGTGCTTTAACATTGGCAACTTCAACTCGTTAATGGCCATTATTT CTGGAATGAACATGAGCCCTGTCTCCAGGCTAAAGAAAACCTGGTCAAAAGTCAAGACGGCCAAGTTCGACATTCTCGAG caTCAAATGGACCCTTCCAGCAATTTTTACAATTACCGCACAGCTTTGCGTGGAGCAGCTCAGAGGTCTTTGACAGCACACAGCAACAGAGAGAAG ATCGTCATCCCTTTCTTCAGTCTGCTTATCAAGGACATTTACTTCCTCAACGAGGGCTGCGCCAACCGCCTGCCCAACGGCCATGTCAATTTCGAA AAATTTTGGGAACTGGCTAAACAAGTGAGTGAGTTTATGACATGGAAACAAGTTGAGTGCCCTTTTGAAAGAGACAGGAAAATCCTTCCATACCTGCTCACCGTCCCAGTCTTCAGCGAGGATG CACTTTACTTGGCTTCCTACGAGAGCGAAGGCCCCGAGAACCACATTGAAAAAGACAGATGGAAGACTCTCAG